TACATCACTGAGAATACTACCGTCAGGGTTGTTCGGACTTGTGATGAAGAGGATTTTGATGTTTTTACTGCTACCAGCGATTTCAACTATTGATTCGGTGTCTAAGGAAAAATCTGATTTTCGTTCAACGTCAATAATTTTTCCCCCGTTAAGTTCCGTGTCGAAACGGTACATTCCGAATGTTGGGGGACAGTTGATGACAGCGTCTCCAGGGGTGACGAAAAGTCGAACGATGAGATCAATCAGTTCATCTGCCCCTTGTCCGGCGATGATGTGGGTTGCGTTAATGCCTGTGTACCGGCTGAGTGCTTCACGGAGTGCGGTGCTGTCCGGATCTGGATAGATGTGATAATCCTTTTCATCGGCAAGCGCGCGATAGATGGAAGGGGAGGGACCATAGGGGTTCTCGTTCGCGTCGAGTTTAATAATGTCCTTAGCCGGGATGCCAAGGCGTTTACTCAGGACATCGAAAGGGACTATCGGCGTATACGGGTCCATATCCGCGATGTCTGAACGAACGAGGTTTTGATAGTGGGTCTTAGATGACATTTTTTTATGGTTTAGGACTTACGCTGTTCACCCGTTTTCGTGTGGTCTTTCGTTCGTAGTAGCGCAATTCATTGCGCCTTCTAAGATCGACATCGACTCCAAATTTGCGTAAGTCCTAATGGTTGTTAGCCGTCGTAGGGGCGAGGTAACCTCGCCCTACTGATGGCTATTCTATTGACTCGGGGTGGGTGAGGTACGTACCTCAACTGCTTTCGGGGTCAACGCTCCGATGGGAACCTCGCCTTTTAGGACCCGCACAAAATCGTCCACGGTCATGTCCGCCACGCGTAAGTTGGAATCTATTGTTCTACCTGCGATATGTGGTGTGTGAACAACATTGTCTCGATTGCGGAGTTCATCGTCAACGGGGACCGGTTCAATGTCATAAACGTCGAATGCCCCTGCGATTTCGTCTTTCACGATGCGTTCTCGTAATGCGTCCATGTCAACGGCAAACGCACGCGTAATCACAACGACCAAACTTCCTTTCCGTAAGTGATAGATACGTTCTCGATTCAACAGATGTTTGGCTGAAGGTGTCGGTGGAACCGCCACAAAAACGATATCCGAGCTATCAGCGAGCGTGTCCATATCGGCGCGTTGCACGTTCCATTCTTCGAGAAGTGCGTCCGGTACATACGGATCGAAGCCCATCACCGTCGCACCGAAGGCACTGCACCATTTTGCGATTTTTCCGCCAATTTGTCCGAGTCCGATAACACCTATGTTTTTTGTCCCGAGATCGCCGTTGACAAAATCGGGGTCGTCGCAGAACTGATGTGCGGCAGGGAGTTTATCCAGGGGGGCACCGCTTTCACGTGCCTGTAGCGAACCCCACATCGGGTTTTCCCAATCCCACAGTTTTTCGCCCTGTGCCATCCGCAAGTGCCATTGTGCTGTCCGACGCAGCGAAGACAGCGCGAGACCGAAAGCGCATTCTGCTACGGATTGCGACCACGCTCGTGTGGATTCAATCACGGGGATGCCACGTGCCTGAAGGGCTTGGTATGGGATACCGTGCCCAGAATTGTCGGTCATTGCTCCGAAGACTTTCAATTTCGGGGCTGCCGCAATGCATGCTTCGGTCAGGTTCCCACCGAAGTGGGATATGCCGATCGTTTCGCTTAAGTCGACTTGTTCGTGAATAGGGTCTCGGTTATCTGTGTTGAGGACGAGTGTTACACCTAATTCTTCCAATCGACTCACCATCCGTTCGTGTACGTAGGGCCAGGAAATTTCTAAATTGGGGTGACGTGTGAATACAAATTCGGGACTTGCCATTTTTTAATTGTTCCTTGCGGTTCGGTCAGGTTGGTTTGATGGATGAAGTGCCTTTCCGTAGACCTAAGGGGAAACGCCCAAGCAAAAACCCCTCCGCTACGCTTACAAGCTACGGTTTTTCATTCTATCCAAGATAGCAGCCTGCATTCTCACTGCGAAGCAGGCACAGGCGGATATAACAGAAAAACAAAAAATCCACAGAAGACTTCATTTAACGCCTTGCGAGCATTTAAAAGTTCCTTGCGGTTCATTGAGCGGGTTTAGGGATTTGACGTGCCTGTTCGTAGACCCGCTTTCCACTACGTTCCAAGCTACGTGCTTTTGTCTAATTCTAATGATGAATGCGCAGATGGGGTCCAGTCGGGTATCTGCCCATACGGGAACCGTAGAGTGCGATCCCACCTTTCGCCTTAGCGTCCGATTTGACTTCATAGCGGACAGTTAATGTGTCTGCTTTTCCATTCAAAACGAGAGATGGATCAACTGTGACCCTGTAAAGGTAACCGTAGTTACCAGGCTGTCCGTGGATGTAAGAGAGCACCCCGCGCGTATCTGCCGGACAGTCAGGAATCCGGAGCGTCTCAAGTTCAACACCGTTGACAGAGATCGTCACGTCAGATGGATGCTTTTCAGGTTCCGTTTGACGCGCGCCACCGTTTGCACTGGATGCTTCAAAGATAAGTTCTATCGCTGCGGAGTTTGCTGGATCAATCCCTTCTGGCACCGAAATCTCATATTCAACGTAACCACTTCCCTCTGCGGAAAACAATTGTGCTTCACTTATGGGGTCCTCCCAGGACGATTTAGACGCGCTTCCAGGGTCGTGGTTGATACTAATTTGGGAATCGTTTGATTCAACTGTTGGGTTCGCTTCAACGAAATGCTCAAAGTTGATGAAATTACGTGCGACAACAGAACCCGTACTGTCTGTTACCCAGACGTGGAGCGTACCGACCGCCGGGTGAACATCAGGCATGGTAAGTTCAAGTTGATGCACATTTTGAACTTGATACTGCGGGAATGGAACATCAACGCTTCCTGAGACACATCCACGTGTGATGTCCCCAGTCGCTGACATCGTATCCAATTGCCAGTGGAGTGTGGTATCTGTGATGGTTTTGTGTGAGAAATGACTCGTGTAGATGTCAGCTTTTATCTTTTCACCCGGTGTAACGGTTGTCCCGGGCGGATAATCAATAGCAATAAAATCTAAGGTATTAATATCGAGGTAGTCGTATCCGAAGGCCTTTATCGATCGGTCATAGTTCATGAAACCGTTGTGTTCCCACTCGATATCCTGCAACTCGGTATAGACATAACCACAGATTTTCGGATGGAGGCGGAGTTCGTTGGTAAGGTATTTGAAACACCACGAGACATCCTTATCCCCTGCCCCTGCTGAGATGCCACCATATTCACTATTAATCAGTGGTGCATCGTTCTGGACGTTACCCCCCACGTAATTGAACGCTGAACCCGGATATGTTTCTTCCACAACGTTAGCGATATGTTCCTTCGCTTGTTCATAATCGTTGATGTAGAAGTGCCACGAATTGATGTCCGTTTCTACGTGATCGTACAAACACGGTGAGTTGTCCTCAATGAGGCGGGTGGTATCAAGAGATTTAGCAAGATAGTACATCTCACGCACCCATTCTTGCCGTTCGTGCATCTCTTTATACTCCCTGCCACCGAGTCCCCATGTTTCGTTAAAATTGCACCATGAGATGATCGAAGGATGATTGTAATCCCGCGCAATGTTCCCGCGAAGTGTTTGCTCAAGTCGTGCCTTCGCTTTCTCCGTGTAGTCGCCAAAATTCGGGATGTCGCACATGAAAAGCAAGCCCAATTTGTCAGCCCAGTAGTAGAGACGCGGCTCGTCTACCTTGATGTGGAGTCGGAGGAAGTTGAATCCGAATTCTTTTGCGCGTTCGATGTCTCTGCGAATCGCTTCATCTGTCAAGAACGTATACACACCTTCCGGGTTAAACGACTGATTGAGCGCACCCAGCAGATAGATAGGGCGGTTGTTGAGGTAGATATACTGATAATCGCCACCTGGAGCCTTCGCAATAGAGACTTTCCGCATTCCGAAGTAAGTGTAAATCCTATCAATTTTTAAATTATGGTCTTCCAGCAATTCAAGCGTCACATCGTAGAGGTGTGGCGTATCTACGTCCCACAAGCGGAGTTGTTCGGCAGGGATCGTAAGGGTCCAGTGTGTCTCGCTGCCAGAAACTTCAACTGTTCCTGCCAGGCCATCACAATTCCAACGCAACTTGAGTCCTGTATTTTCTTTGTATCCGTCTATCTTAACGGTAAACGTGGCGGAAGCGTTATCGATGTCGGGTGTTATGTGGCACTGCGCGATATGCGTTTCGCTTCTCGGTTCCAAATAAACGGACTGCCATATACCACTGGTCCGAACATACCAACCTATCTGCTTACCCGCAAGTTGCTCGCCGTGGTCCTGTGCGTCGTAAACCCGAACGACGATAACTGTGGGTTCCCCTGGTGTAAGTGCGTCCGTGATGTCAAATTCAAACGGTAGGTACCCGTTTTCATGCTTGCTAATTATTTCGCCGTTCACCCAGACGGTCGTTTCCCAATCCACAGCACCGAACTTTAAAATAACGCGTCTATCGCCCCAATTCTCAGGGATAGAGACCGTTTTGCGATACCACCCAATTGTATGTCTCGGTTCGTCTCGATAATTCCCTTCACGGTCCAAGCCACCGCAGGTAACCTCTTCGGGATTAAGATATACATTCTTGCTCAAATAGTTTACGTTATCTGCCTGTTCTTCGTCTCCCCATGCCGCAAGGCTTTCCCACGGGTAAGGCACCTGTATTTGCAATGTCCATGGTGAATCAACGGTCGGTTCCAGGGCGAACCATTGATTTTGTTCGCCGGTATCGTCAGGATCAAAAGCGAATTCCCATGTCCCGTTCAGGCATATCCAATCGATGCCTTCTGACGTTCCGCGTTGAAAATCTGGGCGTGGATACTCTGGACGAGGTATATCTGTATTGTGGTTTCCTGTCATATTTTTCCTTTTTTTTATAGTTGTCGGTTGTCAGTTTCCAGTTAAGGGCTTGTGGGGGGGCACATCAGGTAGCTACCACAAGCATCTCTTTAACTGATAACCGATCACTGAAAGCCTGCGCAGCAGGCGAACCGAAAACTACTATATCATAAATCGCTTTTCTTTCCAATTTTTTTCTCTCAAGATACAGATGGGGAGGACAATAGCCTGCAACAACGGCGCAGGCGGATCTGCCCCAATTTCCTTCAAAGTCCGAGGCCCGTTTGTCACCCCGCAAGGAAACTTTAAAAAAACTATTGAATTTCACCGCGGACGGTGAGTGCAGTCGCGACGGAGAGAAAATCTCTGCCTTCTTCAACCCGATCGTGGTTGTAGCTAAGACCGAGATGGAAATTCGCTGTAATATGAGTGCTGATTTTGTAACCGACGCGCAAGGTCGTTTCATACCGTTCTGAACGCTCCTCAAGGTTCGCGCCGTACTGTTCTCTTCGGATAGCCCAAGAGAGTGTATTGGTTAACTCGAGATCGTGTTCCAGAGGGATTCTACCGAAAAACGGTATCCGTATGCCGTTTTCTGTACGGTATCTGTAGTCGATACTCACGTTTGGCGTGACGATAAACGCGTTGCTCCGAATACCGCTTCGAAGTTGGTCTCGAATTGTCGTCCGGACCCCCAACGCCGTCCGAGTCTCTTTACCCCATGTCTGCATCCAACTGAGTGAAGGGATGTGTGATTTACTGTCGCCGAGGATAGCATCCAGTGTCCCGTTATTTCGCGTTGTATAACTATAGCGGAGTTGGAAACTCGAAGTTTCTCGCGCTTTCAGTTTTACGTCTGCTTCATAAGCATTGGTATTCTGGACATAGGTTGTCCCTGAACTCTTCCGGAAGCTGTCGGAGGTACTGACATTTGTTCCGAAAGATGCCCAATTCCATGGGTCTACGGAACTTCGGACTGTGTAACGATTGCTACGCCGGGAGTTCGTCCGTTCCTTGGCATCCTCCGCGAGTGAATAGATTTCTAACATGGATAGCCCGGATGCAAGTTGCCGGTATGATTCGGTCGCCGTGAAGTTTGCATTGGTGCTAACAGTGAAACTCTTCAGCATTCGATGCAGGATACCATCCTGTTTAGAGTTGTCAGTTTTCAGTTTTAACCCTTCACCCGTGCGTTGCTGTTTTGGATCGGAGTCGAGTGGAGGGTTAAGGTTATCGGTT
The sequence above is a segment of the Candidatus Poribacteria bacterium genome. Coding sequences within it:
- a CDS encoding glycoside hydrolase family 2, which gives rise to MTGNHNTDIPRPEYPRPDFQRGTSEGIDWICLNGTWEFAFDPDDTGEQNQWFALEPTVDSPWTLQIQVPYPWESLAAWGDEEQADNVNYLSKNVYLNPEEVTCGGLDREGNYRDEPRHTIGWYRKTVSIPENWGDRRVILKFGAVDWETTVWVNGEIISKHENGYLPFEFDITDALTPGEPTVIVVRVYDAQDHGEQLAGKQIGWYVRTSGIWQSVYLEPRSETHIAQCHITPDIDNASATFTVKIDGYKENTGLKLRWNCDGLAGTVEVSGSETHWTLTIPAEQLRLWDVDTPHLYDVTLELLEDHNLKIDRIYTYFGMRKVSIAKAPGGDYQYIYLNNRPIYLLGALNQSFNPEGVYTFLTDEAIRRDIERAKEFGFNFLRLHIKVDEPRLYYWADKLGLLFMCDIPNFGDYTEKAKARLEQTLRGNIARDYNHPSIISWCNFNETWGLGGREYKEMHERQEWVREMYYLAKSLDTTRLIEDNSPCLYDHVETDINSWHFYINDYEQAKEHIANVVEETYPGSAFNYVGGNVQNDAPLINSEYGGISAGAGDKDVSWCFKYLTNELRLHPKICGYVYTELQDIEWEHNGFMNYDRSIKAFGYDYLDINTLDFIAIDYPPGTTVTPGEKIKADIYTSHFSHKTITDTTLHWQLDTMSATGDITRGCVSGSVDVPFPQYQVQNVHQLELTMPDVHPAVGTLHVWVTDSTGSVVARNFINFEHFVEANPTVESNDSQISINHDPGSASKSSWEDPISEAQLFSAEGSGYVEYEISVPEGIDPANSAAIELIFEASSANGGARQTEPEKHPSDVTISVNGVELETLRIPDCPADTRGVLSYIHGQPGNYGYLYRVTVDPSLVLNGKADTLTVRYEVKSDAKAKGGIALYGSRMGRYPTGPHLRIHH